A region of the Sideroxydans lithotrophicus ES-1 genome:
CAATATGGCGCGAAATGTTACCATCCGGCTTATTTGGCATTTTCGGGGAAACCTCATGGCTGGACACAGTAAATGGGCGAACATTCAACACCGCAAAGGGCGCCAGGATGCCAAGCGCGGCCAGATATTCACCCGCCTCATCAAGGAGATCACCGTTGCATCCAAGCTGGGCGGCAGCGATCCGGACATCAATCCGCGCCTGCGCCTGGCGATGGAAAAGGCCTATGACCAGAACATGCCCAAGGACAACGTCGAGCGCGCCATCAAGCGCGGTGCGGGCGAACTGGAAGGCGTGGACTACATGGAGCTGCGCTATGAGGGTTACGGCATCAACGGCGCGGCGGTGATGGTCGATTGCATGACCGACAACAAGACACGTACGGTGGCCGATGTGCGCCACGCCTTCACCAAGTACGGCGGCAATCTGGGTACCGACGGTTCGGTGTCTTTCCTGTTCAAGCATTGCGGCCACATGATCTTCGCTCCGGGAACCGACGAGAACGCGCTGATGGAAGTGGCGCTGGACGCTGGTGCGGAAGACATCGTCAATAACGACGACGGCAGCATCGAAGTCATCACCTCGCCGCATGATTTCGTGGCGGTGAAACAGCGCCTGGAGGCAGCGGGTTTCAAGCCGGAGATGGGCGAAGTCACCATGCGGCCGGAAAACGAGGTGGTGTTCACTGGCGAGGATGCGGCGAAGATGCAGAAGCTGCTGGATGCGCTGGAAGACGTTGGGGACGTGCAAGAGGTCTATACCAACGCCGTCATGGAAGGCCAGGATTGAGGATTTTGGAATCAGGATTCAGGAAAGCCATGCTGAGGCATTGCAATGCCTAGCTCAATCCCAAATCCTAAATCCTCAATCCGAATTTTAGGCATCGACCCCGGCTTGCGTATCACCGGATTCGGGGTCGTCGATAAAGAAGGCCAGCAGTTGCATTACGTCGCCAGCGGCTGCATCAAGACGCCGGACGGCGAGTTGCCGGAACGGTTGAAAGTGATCCTGGCTTCGCTGGGTGAGGTCATTGCGCAGCACAAGCCCGAGCAGGTGGCGGTGGAAAAGGTGTTCGTCAACGTGAACCCGCAATCGACCCTGTTGCTTGGGCAGGCCCGCGGTGCGGCGATCTGTGCGGCGGTGCAGGCCGATCTGCCGGTGGCTGAATATACGGCACTGCAAGTGAAGCAGGCGGTGGTCGGCAACGGCCACGCCGACAAGGAACAGGTGCAGGCGATGGTGCAGCGTTTGCTGAAACTGTCCGGCACGCCGAGCCCGGATGCGGCGGATGCGCTGGCCTGTGCGATCTGTCATGCGCACGGCGGCATGGGCATGGGTGCACTGGCGACCAAAGGTTTTCGTGTACGGAAGGGGAGACTGGTATGACGCAACCGCTGGAGCCGACGCTGGCCATGTTTCAGAACCCGTTTGCCCGTTATTTTGCCGCGACACGCCCGGCCTTCCTGACGGCCAGCCTGATGGCGTGCCTGATCGGGCTGGCCGTGGCCTGGCACGGCGGTGCCGCATTCGACGTGCCCATGGCCCTGGTCACCTTGCTGTTCGCGTTGCTGGCACAGGCCGGCGTGAATGTGCTCAACGATTACTATGACGCGCTCAACGGCACCGATGCGCAGAACACCGAGCGCATCTTCCCCTTCACCGGCGGCAGCCGTTTCATCCAGAACGGCGTGATGACGCAGGCCGAGATGCGCAACTTCGGCTTTGCGCTGATGGCAGGCGTGGCGGTGGCCGGGTTGTGGCTGATGGCGCGTTCCGCGCCGCAACTGATGTATGTCGGTCTGGCCGGGCTGTTCATCGGCTGGGCGTATTCGGCGCCGCCGTTCCGTTTGAACAGCCGCGGCCTGGGCGAGCTGTGCGTGGCGGCGGGTTTCCTCGCCATCACCGTCGGCACCGATTTCGTGCAACGCAAGGGGTTCGCCGCTGCGCCATTCATCGCGGGCTTGCCCTATGCACTGCTGGTGACGAACCTGCTCTACATCAACCAGTTTCCGGACCGCACTGCCGACACGGCTGCGGGCAAGCTGCACTGGGTGGCGCGGCTGCCGATACAATCGGCGCGCTGGGGCTATTCGCTGATCGTGGCGCTTGCGTATGCCTGGCTGTTGTTGGGCGCGCTGCTGGACTGGCTGCCGCTGTGGTCGCTGGCTGCATTCCTGGCACTGCCGCTGAGCATCAAGGCGGCGCGCCTGCTGTTGCAGCATGCCGCGCAACCGCGGCAACTGGGTGAGGCGATCAAGCTCACTATCGGCGCGATGATGGTGCATGGCACGCTGCTGTCGCTGGCGTTGTTGTTGAGCAAGTGAGCCGGGAAAGATGCCTTGCCTGCAGGCCGGCAGAGACGGACACCTTCAGGCGATTGGCCTGAACTGCGCCGAATGACGGGGTTCTTCGCATGTATGCTTTGCAGATCGCCGTTTTACGGGGCTTGCGGGCATTCCATTTTTGGCAGGATGACTTGAGTAAGGGAAACGAATGATCGGAAGACTGAGCGGCACGTTGCTGGAAAAGAACCCGCCGCAGATCGTGCTGGATGTGCAGGGCGTGGGCTACGAGGTCGATGTGCCGATGAGCACGTTCTATAACCTGCCTGCGCTGCATGAAAAGGTCGTGCTGCACACGCAACTCATCGTGCGCGAGGATGCGCACCTGCTGTTCGGATTCCTGACGCACGAAGAGCGCGTCGCTTTCCGCCAGTTGCTCAAGATCAGCGGCGTCGGTCCGAAACTGGCGTTGTCGGTGCTGTCCGGATTGAGCCTGGCCGATCTCGCGCTGGCGGTGGCCAACAAGGATGCATCGCGTCTCACCAGGATACCCGGCGTCGGCAAGAAGACAGCCGAGCGTTTGCTGCTCGAACTGCAGGGCAAATTCGCGGTGGCCGGTGCAGGAGCAATGGCAGGCTCCGTTCCCTCGTCATCCAGCGACATCGTCAATGCGTTGCTGGGATTGGGCTATAACGAGAAGGAGGCCGATTGGGCGGCCAAACAGTTGCCCAAGGAGGCCGGTGTCGCGGACGGCATCCGCCAGGCCCTCAAGCTTTTGTCCAAACCATGAATACGCTTAAGTTATCATCCGGAGCATGATCCACAACGACGACCTATCCGCCGAACCGCGCATCATCTCCGCCGCGCCGGCCTCGCCACAGGAGGAGGCGCTGGACCGCGCGCTGCGCCCCAAGCAGCTCGACGAATATGTCGGGCAGGAGAAGATACGCGGCCAGCTGGAGATATTCATCCAGGCCGCAAAGAAGCGCAAGGAACCGCTCGACCACGTGCTGCTGTTCGGCCCGCCCGGTCTGGGCAAGACCACGCTGGCGCAGATCATCGCGCGCGAGATGGGCGTCAACATCCGCCACACCTCCGGCCCGGTGCTGGAGCGCGCGGGCGACCTCGCCGCGTTGCTGACCAACCTCGAACCGCACGACGTGCTGTTCATCGACGAGATCCACCGCCTGTCGCCGGTGGTGGAAGAGATACTCTATCCCGCGCTGGAGGATTACCAGATCGACATCATGATCGGCGAGGGGCCGGGCGCTCGCTCGGTGAAGATCGACCTGCCGCCGTTCACGCTGGTCGGCGCGACCACGCGCGCCGGCATGCTGACCAATCCGCTGCGCGACCGCTTCGGTATCGTGGCTCGGCTGGAGTTCTATACGCCGGAAGAATTGCAGCGCATCGTCACGCGCTCGTCCGGTTTGCTGGAACTGCCCATCTCGCCGGACGGTGCGCTGGAGATCGCCAGGCGTTCGCGTGGCACGCCGCGCATCGCCAACCGCCTGCTGCGCCGCGTGCGCGATTACGCCGATGTGCGCGCCGAGGGCAATGCCACACGCGAAGTGGCGGATGCCGCACTGACCATGCTGGATGTGGATTCGCGCGGGCTGGACGTGATGGACCGCAAGTTGTTGCAGACGGTGATCGAAAAATTCATGGGCGGACCGGTCGGGGTGGACAACCTCGCCGCTGCGATAGGCGAAGAGCGCGACACCATCGAGGATGTGCTGGAGCCCTACCTCATCCAGCAAGGCTACCTGCAACGCACGCCGCGTGGCCGCATGGCGACGGCGAACGCCTATCAGCACTTTGGCTTGATCCAGCCGCGCAATGGCAACAACAAGGAACTGTGGGATGAGTAAGCACAAGCTGTTCTCGTGGCCGGTCCGGGTGTATTTCCAGGATACGGATGCGGGCGGCGTGGTCTATCACGCCAGTTATGTGAACTTTATGGAGCGTTCGCGGACTGAGTGGCTGCGCACTTTCGGTTACAGCAACGCGCGCCTGATGCAAGAGCTGGGCGTGGTGTTCGTGGTGCGTTCGCTCAAGCTGGACTACCTGAAGCCTGCCTTGCTGGACGATCTGCTGACGGTGACTTCGCATGTCAAGGAGATCGGGCGTAGCCGCGTGAGCATCCTGCAGACCGTTGTGCGCGGTGAAGATTTGCTGGTGCAAGGCGAGGTGCATCTGGTGTGTGTGGACGTGAAGTCTTTCAAGCCGGTGAGTGTGCCGGATGTTTTACGCAAACAGTGGGATTGAACAAATGGAACTGATCCAGGATCTGTCATTCATGCACTTGGTCACCAACGCCAGCTTGCTGGTGCAGTTGGTGATGGGCTTGTTGCTGCTGGTGTCGCTGATGTCGTGGTGGTACATCTTCCTCAAGATGTTTGCAGTGCGCTCGGCGGTAAAACAGGCACGCGAGTTCGAGGATGCGTTCTGGGGCAATCCGAATCTGAATGCGCTCTACCAGCAGGCGAACAGCCAGGCTAGAACCGATGTGGGTGCGCTGGAGCGCATCTTTGCAGCGGGTTTCGCCGAGTTCGTCAAACTGAAGAAGACCCATGGCGTGGATGGTGCGGCCGTGATGGACGGCACCCGCCGCGCGATGCGCGCCAAATACCAGCGCGAGATGGACCATCTGGAATCGCATCTGTCCTTTCTTGCCACCGTCGGCTCCGTCAGCCCGTATGTCGGTCTGCTCGGGACGGTATGGGGCATCATGAACGCGTTCCGCGGGCTGTCCAACGTGGGGCAGGCGACATTGGCTCAGGTCGCGCCGGGCATCGCCGAAGCGCTGGTGGCGACTGCGATGGGCCTGTTCGCGGCGATCCCCGCGGTGGTGGCCTACAACCGCTATGCGCATGACATCACCCGTTTGTCGTCGCGCTTCGAGAGCTTCATCGAGGAGTTTTCGAATGTGTTGCAGAGGCAGCCATGACGGTGTCAATTCTGCACGAGCGAAGCGAAGTGGCAGATTGCCTGCCTTTGGTGCGGTGCGCGATAGCGATGGGTAACTATGAACAATAGCCGGCGATCTTCCCATCCGCAGATGAGTCAGATCAACGTCGTGCCTTATATCGATGTGATGCTGGTGCTGCTGGTCATCTTCATGATCACGGCACCGCTGATGAATCCGGGACAGATCGACCTGCCCAGCGTGGGCAAGTCGCTGGCGCCGCCGGTGGCGCCGCTGGAAGTCATCATCAAGAAGGACACCACGCTGGCCTTGCGCGACCATGCCAGGGGAGGCGTGGAGTTCCCGGTGTCGCGCAATGAGTTGGCTGCACAGCTGCAACAGAGTCTGAAGAAGAATCCGGATCAGCCGGTGGTGATCTCTGCGGACAGGAATGTGCGCTATGAAGAGGTGGTGAACGTCATGGACATGCTGCAACAACAGCATATCAAGAAGATCGGTCTGCTCGCCAAGACTCGATGAGTATGGCACTGGCATATCGCGAACCCCATCGTCTGTCTGCCGGGTTGCTGGCGCTGACGGTGCATCTCGTGTTTTTCACGTTGCTGTACTTCGGTGTGCGCTGGCAATCGCAGCCGTCGGAAAGTTACAGCGTGGAGATGTGGGACAATCTGCCGAATACCGAGGTAGTTCCCAAACAGGAACCGGCGCCTGCTCCGCCCCAGCCTGCCAAGGTGGAACCGGCTCCTCCAGCCAGGGTCGTACCGCCTGTGCTGCCGCCGGTGAAGGCAGATATCGAGATCCGCGACAAAAAAAGCAAAAAAGCCGAAATGAAGACGAAGGCAGCGGCCAAAGCAAGGCAGGAGGCCGAGCTGAAAGCGCTGGAGGCTTATACGCAGAAGCAGAGGCAGATCGACAAGGCGCGGCAGGCCGAACAGGCGCGGATCCGCGCCGAGGTGAGTGCGGCGACGCAGGTGCTGATCGAGAGTTATCAGGACAAGATCCGCAACAAGATCAGGCGTAAGATGAAAATGGTATCGGACGTGCCGGATACTGCCGAGGCGATCTTCAAGGTGACCTTGTTGCCTGACGGTATGCTGATGGATGATCCGGTATTGGTAAAGAGCAGCGGTTATCCCGCTTACGATGATGCCGCAGAGCGTGCCATTCTTTCGGCGGAGCCGTTGCCGGTGCCGACCGATGTCGCTTTGCAGAAGATGTTTCGCGAGCTGAAGTTGTCGATAAGACCGTAGGAGTGAATGTATATGCGTTTTCTGGGTGTCATCGTTTTGTTGTGTGTGGCGTGCTCTGCGCGTGCCGAGTTGAGCATCGAGATCACGGGTGCGGGCGAGCATCAGGTTCCGATATCACTGGTGCCTTTCGCCGGGGATGAGAATCAGGGTGGGCAATCGATCAGCACAGTGGTGTCCAACGATCTGCTGCGTACCGGGCTGTTCAAGCTGGTCGACCCGGCCGGCAAAGCGCCGCATGAACCGGGTGAGGTGAACTATGTGGAGTGGCCCGGAGTGGACGCGCTGCTGATCGGCAAAGTGCGGAACCTGGATGGCGGGCGTCTGGAGGTGAGGTTCCGTTTGCTGGACATGGTCCGCCGCACCGAACTGATCGGCCTGGCGGTGACGGCCAAGAGCGAACAGCTGCGAGCCATCGCACATCGTGTCTCCGATCTGATATATGAAAAACTGACGGGTGATCCCGGGGTGTTCAGCACGCGCATCGCCTATGTGAATCGCGACGGCAAGAAATACCGTCTGGTCGTGGCCGACAGCGATGGCTACGGCGAGCAGACCCTGCTGGCGCTGAACGAGCCGATCATGTCGCCGGCATGGTCGCCCGACGGCAGCCAGCTTGCCTATGTGAGTTTCGAGCGCGGGCATGCGTCGGTCTTTGTGCAGTCGCTGGCGACACGCAAACGCACGGTGCTGGCCGATTTCCCGGGAAGCAACAGCGCGCCGGCATGGTCGCCCGACGGCAAGCAGCTTGCGTTGGTATTGTCGCGCGATGGCTACTCGCAGCTTTATCTCGTGCGCAACGACGGCAAGGATCTGCACCGCATAACGTTCAGCGAGACCATCGATACGGAACCGGTCTTCACCCCGGATGGGAAATCCCTGCTGTTCACTTCGGACCGGGGCGGCAGCGCGCAGATTTATCGGGTACCGGTGGAAGGCGGCTCGGCCGAACGGCTCACTTTTGACGGCACGAACAATTTTTCGCCGCGTCCCAGCCCGGATGGAAAGAGCTTCGTTTTCTCGCATTTCGTTGATGGGGTTTTCTATATCGCGGTGCAGGATTTTGAAACCAATCAGATGCAGGTATTGACCGGCGGCGGATGGGAAAAGAAACCGAGTTTCGCACCCAACGGCAAGCTGATCTTGTTCGCAACCGAGTCGCAAGGTCGTGGTATATTGGCAACCGTATCCAGCGATGGAAGAGTGAAGCAAAAGATGATCGCTCAGCGTGGTGACATACGCGAACCGATCTGGGGTCCTTTCCTTAAACAATAAATAATGGAGATCACGATGAAGAAGATTATCTTGAGTATCATATTGGTCAACCTGCTGGCTGCCTGCGCAACCGAAAAACCGAAAGAAGCGGCTACGGAACCTACCCCGGCCGCAACCACAGAAACCACGGCACCTGCGACTGCGGCGGCTGAGCCGGCCCAGACTTCCACTGCCGCTGAAGCTGCTGCGAATGCCGAAGCAGCCATACCGGAAATCCGTAGCGTGTATTTCCCGTTCGACGTGGATGCAGTGCAGGATGGGGATCGTGCAGCCATCCAGGCTCATGGCGCATATCTGGGCAAGAACGATAGCGTCAAG
Encoded here:
- a CDS encoding YebC/PmpR family DNA-binding transcriptional regulator, yielding MAGHSKWANIQHRKGRQDAKRGQIFTRLIKEITVASKLGGSDPDINPRLRLAMEKAYDQNMPKDNVERAIKRGAGELEGVDYMELRYEGYGINGAAVMVDCMTDNKTRTVADVRHAFTKYGGNLGTDGSVSFLFKHCGHMIFAPGTDENALMEVALDAGAEDIVNNDDGSIEVITSPHDFVAVKQRLEAAGFKPEMGEVTMRPENEVVFTGEDAAKMQKLLDALEDVGDVQEVYTNAVMEGQD
- the ruvC gene encoding crossover junction endodeoxyribonuclease RuvC, translated to MPSSIPNPKSSIRILGIDPGLRITGFGVVDKEGQQLHYVASGCIKTPDGELPERLKVILASLGEVIAQHKPEQVAVEKVFVNVNPQSTLLLGQARGAAICAAVQADLPVAEYTALQVKQAVVGNGHADKEQVQAMVQRLLKLSGTPSPDAADALACAICHAHGGMGMGALATKGFRVRKGRLV
- a CDS encoding prenyltransferase, which gives rise to MTQPLEPTLAMFQNPFARYFAATRPAFLTASLMACLIGLAVAWHGGAAFDVPMALVTLLFALLAQAGVNVLNDYYDALNGTDAQNTERIFPFTGGSRFIQNGVMTQAEMRNFGFALMAGVAVAGLWLMARSAPQLMYVGLAGLFIGWAYSAPPFRLNSRGLGELCVAAGFLAITVGTDFVQRKGFAAAPFIAGLPYALLVTNLLYINQFPDRTADTAAGKLHWVARLPIQSARWGYSLIVALAYAWLLLGALLDWLPLWSLAAFLALPLSIKAARLLLQHAAQPRQLGEAIKLTIGAMMVHGTLLSLALLLSK
- the ruvA gene encoding Holliday junction branch migration protein RuvA, with the protein product MIGRLSGTLLEKNPPQIVLDVQGVGYEVDVPMSTFYNLPALHEKVVLHTQLIVREDAHLLFGFLTHEERVAFRQLLKISGVGPKLALSVLSGLSLADLALAVANKDASRLTRIPGVGKKTAERLLLELQGKFAVAGAGAMAGSVPSSSSDIVNALLGLGYNEKEADWAAKQLPKEAGVADGIRQALKLLSKP
- the ruvB gene encoding Holliday junction branch migration DNA helicase RuvB, which codes for MIHNDDLSAEPRIISAAPASPQEEALDRALRPKQLDEYVGQEKIRGQLEIFIQAAKKRKEPLDHVLLFGPPGLGKTTLAQIIAREMGVNIRHTSGPVLERAGDLAALLTNLEPHDVLFIDEIHRLSPVVEEILYPALEDYQIDIMIGEGPGARSVKIDLPPFTLVGATTRAGMLTNPLRDRFGIVARLEFYTPEELQRIVTRSSGLLELPISPDGALEIARRSRGTPRIANRLLRRVRDYADVRAEGNATREVADAALTMLDVDSRGLDVMDRKLLQTVIEKFMGGPVGVDNLAAAIGEERDTIEDVLEPYLIQQGYLQRTPRGRMATANAYQHFGLIQPRNGNNKELWDE
- the ybgC gene encoding tol-pal system-associated acyl-CoA thioesterase — translated: MSKHKLFSWPVRVYFQDTDAGGVVYHASYVNFMERSRTEWLRTFGYSNARLMQELGVVFVVRSLKLDYLKPALLDDLLTVTSHVKEIGRSRVSILQTVVRGEDLLVQGEVHLVCVDVKSFKPVSVPDVLRKQWD
- the tolQ gene encoding protein TolQ, giving the protein MELIQDLSFMHLVTNASLLVQLVMGLLLLVSLMSWWYIFLKMFAVRSAVKQAREFEDAFWGNPNLNALYQQANSQARTDVGALERIFAAGFAEFVKLKKTHGVDGAAVMDGTRRAMRAKYQREMDHLESHLSFLATVGSVSPYVGLLGTVWGIMNAFRGLSNVGQATLAQVAPGIAEALVATAMGLFAAIPAVVAYNRYAHDITRLSSRFESFIEEFSNVLQRQP
- the tolR gene encoding protein TolR, yielding MSQINVVPYIDVMLVLLVIFMITAPLMNPGQIDLPSVGKSLAPPVAPLEVIIKKDTTLALRDHARGGVEFPVSRNELAAQLQQSLKKNPDQPVVISADRNVRYEEVVNVMDMLQQQHIKKIGLLAKTR
- the tolA gene encoding cell envelope integrity protein TolA codes for the protein MSMALAYREPHRLSAGLLALTVHLVFFTLLYFGVRWQSQPSESYSVEMWDNLPNTEVVPKQEPAPAPPQPAKVEPAPPARVVPPVLPPVKADIEIRDKKSKKAEMKTKAAAKARQEAELKALEAYTQKQRQIDKARQAEQARIRAEVSAATQVLIESYQDKIRNKIRRKMKMVSDVPDTAEAIFKVTLLPDGMLMDDPVLVKSSGYPAYDDAAERAILSAEPLPVPTDVALQKMFRELKLSIRP
- the tolB gene encoding Tol-Pal system beta propeller repeat protein TolB; translation: MRFLGVIVLLCVACSARAELSIEITGAGEHQVPISLVPFAGDENQGGQSISTVVSNDLLRTGLFKLVDPAGKAPHEPGEVNYVEWPGVDALLIGKVRNLDGGRLEVRFRLLDMVRRTELIGLAVTAKSEQLRAIAHRVSDLIYEKLTGDPGVFSTRIAYVNRDGKKYRLVVADSDGYGEQTLLALNEPIMSPAWSPDGSQLAYVSFERGHASVFVQSLATRKRTVLADFPGSNSAPAWSPDGKQLALVLSRDGYSQLYLVRNDGKDLHRITFSETIDTEPVFTPDGKSLLFTSDRGGSAQIYRVPVEGGSAERLTFDGTNNFSPRPSPDGKSFVFSHFVDGVFYIAVQDFETNQMQVLTGGGWEKKPSFAPNGKLILFATESQGRGILATVSSDGRVKQKMIAQRGDIREPIWGPFLKQ
- the pal gene encoding peptidoglycan-associated lipoprotein Pal; its protein translation is MKKIILSIILVNLLAACATEKPKEAATEPTPAATTETTAPATAAAEPAQTSTAAEAAANAEAAIPEIRSVYFPFDVDAVQDGDRAAIQAHGAYLGKNDSVKVRVEGNADERGSTEYNLALGQRRANNVKKLLVLSGAKASQVETVSFGEEKPRCADHMESCWSQNRRADIVYITK